A stretch of the Vitis riparia cultivar Riparia Gloire de Montpellier isolate 1030 chromosome 13, EGFV_Vit.rip_1.0, whole genome shotgun sequence genome encodes the following:
- the LOC117928812 gene encoding uncharacterized protein LOC117928812, giving the protein MEASLYQMKVHNLPLSLHKYKPTLSFVPFHQNLEVPSAFEGKRLRSFRLQLGSAIRCANQGSVIESQKELESEMGSEWKEMGRWRDKCQEKGMVELLECLEREAIMGEDEGREPTDYNRRAKIFSESARVFRALKEGDTPS; this is encoded by the coding sequence ATGGAAGCCTCTCTGTATCAAATGAAAGTACACAACTTGCCTCTATCATTACATAAATACAAACCCACACTCTCCTTTGTTCCATTTCATCAGAATCTAGAAGTCCCCTCGGCCTTTGAAGGGAAAAGGTTGCGGTCATTCCGGCTGCAACTGGGTTCAGCAATCCGGTGTGCGAATCAGGGTTCAGTGATAGAATCCCAGAAGGAGTTGGAGAGTGAGATGGGTTCAGAGTGGAAGGAAATGGGGAGGTGGAGAGACAAGTGCCAAGAGAAAGGAATGGTGGAGCTTCTGGAGTGTCTGGAGAGAGAAGCCATCATGGGAGAGGATGAAGGTAGAGAGCCTACTGATTATAATCGAAGGGCTAAAATCTTCAGTGAGAGTGCCAGAGTTTTCCGGGCTCTCAAGGAAGGCGACACCCCATCTTAA
- the LOC117928810 gene encoding transcription elongation factor TFIIS-like has product MEKELLELFEATKKAADAAAVNSGAPSEEERCLDALKQLKDFPVTYQVLVSTQVGKRLRTLTKHPTKKIQALASDLIDIWKNIVIEETTKNKKNGDLEDKESPKPVTANPENVKATPLLKVSKAENIKVEKQTSGVKKPSHNIVGPPKLTSISKCNDALRDKVRELLSEALSKVVGEADEDIMDAVNACDPIRVAVSVESVMFEKWGRSSGAHKLKYRSLMFNIKDAKNPDLRRKVLLGQVMPERLLEMGPEEMASDRRQRENQQIKEKALFDCELGAAPKATTDQFKCGRCGQRKTTYYQLQTRSADEPMTTFVTCVNCNNHWKFC; this is encoded by the exons ATGGAGAAAGAGCTCCTTGAGTTGTTCGAAGCCACGAAAAAAGCGGCGGACGCTGCTGCCGTTAACAGCGGAGCTCCGTCTGAAGAGGAACGATGCCTTGACGCTTTGAAGCAACTCAAGGATTTTCCGGTCACCTACCAGGTTCTCGTTTCCACTCAG GTTGGGAAGCGACTTCGGACCCTCACAAAACATCCTACGAAGAAGATTCAGGCTTTGGCTTCTGACCTAATTGATATATGGAAGAACATAGTTATTGAGGAAACgactaaaaataagaaaaatggagaTTTGGAGGATAAAGAATCTCCAAAACCTGTTACTGCAAATCCAGAGAATGTCAAGGCAACTCCCCTTCTAAAGGTTTCAAAAGCTGAAAATATCAAGGTTGAGAAGCAAACGTCTGGTGTGAAGAAGCCATCGCATAATATTGTTGGTCCCCCAAAGCTGACTTCTATAAGCAAATGTAACGATGCTTTGCGGGACAAAGTCCGGGAACTGCTTTCTGAGGCTTTATCCAAAGTTGTTGGTGAAGCTGATGAAGATATTATGGATGCAGTGAATGCATGTGACCCCATCCGAGTTGCTGTTTCAGTGGAGTCTGTAATGTTTGAAAAATGGGGTCGATCCAGTGGAGCCCACAAGTTAAAATATAGATCTCTAATGTTTAATATTAAGGACGCAAAGAACCCAGATCTCCGGAGAAAAGTACTTCTTGGACAAGTGATGCCTGAGAGACTTCTTGAAATGGGCCCAGAAGAAATGGCAAGCGATCGACGACAGCGTGAGAACCAACAAATCAAAGAGAAGGCTTTATTTGACTGTGAGCTCGGAGCTGCTCCAAAGGCCACAACTGATCAATTCAAGTGTGGTCGATGTGGGCAACGCAAGACTACTTACTACCAGTTGCAAACTCGGAGTGCTGATGAACCTATGACCACCTTTGTGACGTGCGTAAACTGCAATAACCATTGGAAGTTCTGTTAA